A region of Cellulophaga sp. RHA19 DNA encodes the following proteins:
- the era gene encoding GTPase Era: MTHKAGFVNIIGNPNVGKSTLMNAFVGEKLSIITSKAQTTRHRILGIVNGDDFQVILSDTPGIIKPAYELQSSMMDFVKTAFEDADILIYMVEIGEKALKDEAFFNKLKNSKIPVLLLLNKIDASEQEKLEEQVQYWQEQLPTAEIHPISALMNFNVKEVFLRIIELLPLSPAYYPKDQLTDKPERFFVNETIREKILQFYKKEVPYAVEIDTEEFFEDEDIIRMRAVIMVERDSQKGIIIGHKGSALKRVGVEARKDLEKFFDKQVHLELYVKVNKNWRSNANQLKRFGYNKG; the protein is encoded by the coding sequence ATGACTCATAAAGCCGGATTTGTAAATATTATAGGAAACCCAAATGTGGGTAAATCTACTTTAATGAACGCCTTTGTGGGCGAAAAACTGTCTATTATTACCTCTAAAGCACAAACTACAAGACATCGTATTTTGGGTATTGTTAATGGTGATGATTTTCAGGTAATACTTTCTGATACTCCAGGAATTATAAAACCAGCTTATGAATTACAAAGTTCTATGATGGATTTTGTAAAGACTGCTTTTGAAGATGCTGATATTCTTATTTATATGGTAGAAATAGGAGAAAAAGCATTAAAAGATGAAGCGTTTTTTAATAAGTTGAAAAATAGTAAAATACCGGTACTATTATTATTAAATAAAATTGATGCCTCTGAGCAAGAAAAACTAGAGGAGCAAGTACAATATTGGCAAGAGCAATTGCCAACTGCAGAAATACACCCAATTTCTGCCTTAATGAACTTTAATGTAAAAGAGGTTTTTCTTAGAATTATAGAGTTGTTGCCACTGTCTCCTGCGTACTACCCTAAAGACCAGTTAACAGATAAGCCAGAACGTTTTTTTGTAAACGAAACTATTAGAGAAAAAATACTTCAATTTTATAAAAAAGAAGTTCCTTACGCTGTAGAAATAGATACAGAAGAATTTTTTGAAGACGAAGATATTATTAGAATGCGTGCCGTAATTATGGTAGAAAGAGATTCGCAAAAAGGTATTATTATTGGTCATAAAGGTTCTGCTTTAAAAAGAGTAGGTGTAGAGGCACGTAAAGACTTAGAAAAGTTTTTTGACAAGCAAGTACACTTAGAGCTTTATGTTAAGGTAAATAAAAATTGGCGTAGCAATGCAAACCAATTAAAACGTTTTGGTTACAATAAAGGCTAA
- a CDS encoding ribbon-helix-helix domain-containing protein produces the protein MSRQSISFTKPNDEWLKAQVDNKEYSSKSELVNDLIRQARKQQVQIDWVRAKIEKAENSGFTSDSKESILAQSKSMLNG, from the coding sequence ATGTCGAGACAAAGTATATCATTTACAAAGCCAAACGATGAATGGTTAAAAGCCCAAGTAGACAATAAAGAATATTCTAGCAAAAGCGAATTAGTTAACGATTTAATTAGACAAGCACGAAAACAACAAGTTCAAATTGACTGGGTTAGAGCTAAAATTGAAAAAGCTGAAAATAGTGGATTTACAAGTGATAGTAAAGAAAGTATTTTAGCTCAATCAAAGTCTATGCTTAATGGCTAA
- a CDS encoding choice-of-anchor I family protein produces the protein MKKYVLSAALFVALFVSCDKDDNSGGETPIDTSALTFNRVGGFTNGTGDEGFAEISAYDKVSKKLFVVNPNNNEVSVWDLSSPESPSKLTPIALTGTPNSVATYNGLLAVAVENANKQANGKIVTYNTDTQVLEQSYAAGALPDMVTFSPDGKYIISANEGEPNDDYTIDPEGSITVVDLTKKEVVQLSFAGFNGQDIDNNFRVFGPGATVAQDIEPEYVAVSKDSRFAYVSLQENNGMAVVNLNSKSITQVFGLGVKDHMLTDNMLDASNKDDIVGNFKNWPVKGFYMPDAITYASINGTGYIISANEGDSRDYDGYSEEERVKDVTLDPTVFPNAADLQLNENLGRLKITTANGDTDNDGDFDELYSYGARSFTIWNTDGSLVYDSGDAIGKKTLEVNPAYFNADEGEADGRSDDKGAEPESVATLKIGDATLLFVGLERTGGVMVYDITNPAAPEYVHWIFNGSDVAPEGLLTVSAEDSPSGENLVIITNEVSNTVSIYEIK, from the coding sequence ATGAAAAAATATGTATTAAGCGCTGCATTATTTGTAGCGCTGTTTGTTTCTTGTGATAAAGACGATAACAGTGGCGGTGAAACTCCTATAGACACATCTGCCTTAACATTTAATAGAGTTGGTGGTTTTACCAACGGAACCGGAGATGAAGGTTTTGCAGAAATTAGTGCTTATGACAAGGTTTCTAAAAAACTATTTGTGGTTAACCCTAATAATAACGAAGTTTCGGTTTGGGATTTATCTTCACCAGAATCACCATCTAAACTAACTCCTATAGCGTTAACAGGTACACCAAATAGTGTGGCAACCTATAATGGATTGCTTGCGGTTGCAGTAGAAAATGCAAACAAACAAGCAAATGGTAAAATTGTAACCTATAATACAGATACACAAGTTTTAGAGCAATCTTATGCTGCTGGTGCTTTGCCAGATATGGTAACTTTTAGTCCAGATGGTAAATACATTATTTCTGCTAATGAAGGCGAGCCAAATGATGATTACACTATAGATCCAGAGGGTTCTATAACAGTAGTAGACTTAACTAAAAAAGAAGTTGTACAGTTAAGCTTTGCAGGTTTTAATGGTCAGGATATAGACAATAATTTTAGAGTATTTGGTCCTGGTGCAACTGTTGCGCAAGATATAGAGCCAGAGTATGTAGCGGTTTCTAAAGATAGCAGGTTTGCTTATGTTTCTTTACAAGAGAACAACGGTATGGCTGTAGTTAACTTAAACTCTAAAAGTATTACTCAGGTTTTTGGTTTAGGTGTTAAAGACCATATGCTAACAGATAATATGTTAGATGCTAGTAATAAAGATGATATTGTTGGTAATTTTAAAAACTGGCCAGTAAAAGGTTTTTATATGCCAGATGCTATAACGTATGCATCTATAAACGGAACAGGTTATATTATTTCTGCTAACGAGGGAGACTCTAGAGATTATGATGGCTATTCTGAAGAAGAACGTGTTAAAGATGTAACATTAGACCCTACAGTTTTTCCTAACGCTGCAGACCTTCAATTAAATGAAAATTTAGGTCGACTTAAAATTACTACGGCAAATGGTGACACAGACAATGATGGTGATTTTGATGAGCTGTATTCATACGGTGCAAGATCTTTTACAATTTGGAATACAGATGGATCTTTAGTTTATGATAGCGGAGATGCTATTGGCAAAAAAACATTAGAAGTTAATCCTGCTTATTTTAATGCAGATGAGGGTGAAGCAGATGGCAGAAGTGATGATAAAGGTGCAGAACCAGAGTCTGTAGCTACTTTAAAAATAGGAGATGCAACATTATTGTTTGTAGGCTTAGAACGCACAGGTGGCGTAATGGTTTACGATATTACAAACCCTGCAGCTCCAGAATATGTACATTGGATTTTTAATGGTAGTGATGTGGCTCCTGAGGGTTTACTAACTGTATCTGCAGAAGATAGTCCGTCTGGAGAAAATTTAGTTATAATAACTAACGAGGTTTCTAACACCGTATCTATTTACGAAATAAAATAA
- a CDS encoding type II toxin-antitoxin system RelE/ParE family toxin, with translation MAKYKLTNEAKNDLIRIHHYGVKKFGITQDDKYFESFFEYFDIITKRPFSFESIDYIKKGYRRCTCGVDSIYYKVNENIVEIVTIIERQDLNEKL, from the coding sequence ATGGCTAAATACAAACTGACAAATGAAGCAAAAAATGACTTAATTCGGATTCACCATTACGGAGTTAAAAAATTCGGGATAACCCAAGATGACAAATATTTTGAGTCTTTTTTTGAATATTTTGACATCATCACTAAACGTCCTTTTTCCTTTGAATCTATTGACTATATAAAAAAAGGATACAGACGTTGCACGTGTGGCGTTGATAGTATTTATTATAAGGTCAATGAAAATATTGTTGAAATAGTGACAATAATTGAAAGACAAGATTTGAATGAAAAATTATAA
- a CDS encoding Na+/H+ antiporter NhaC family protein, which translates to MDNYGWLSILPPIIAIVLALRTKQVYIALLFGIWFSWIIINDWNFLTGTLSAIEGMVNVFKSEGNTRTIMFSALVGALLLFIQYSKGVEGFINQLNKVIAYFEKKQKGYSRVIVQLLALLTGILLFVETSISSLTVGTLYRPVFDKLKIPREKLAYIADSSSAPSSILIPFNAWGAFIMGLLVTQGLENPFGLMLSSIAYNFYPILAIAIVIIVIVSKKDIGPMAKAEKRTRETGKLLNDNSKPMLSSEVTSLAPKEGIKAKAYNMIIPLATMVFMMPINLVYTGWGNVTDAVSTSDHIFKAIGQGSGSSSVLYAVLTAILVAMVLYRSQKIMKTKEMIDLVLKGISELMPLALLMLLAFAIGDACNELGTGKFVAEWSKDWLSPEFLPAIIFVISSFIAFSTGTSWGTFAIMMAIAIPMAEVHQAPITLVIAATLGGGIFGDHCSPISDTSIISSMSSASDHIDHVNTQLPYALIGGIATIILYLILGFAL; encoded by the coding sequence ATGGATAATTACGGCTGGCTATCAATATTACCTCCAATAATTGCAATTGTACTAGCATTACGTACTAAACAAGTATACATAGCTTTGCTTTTTGGTATATGGTTTTCGTGGATTATCATAAACGATTGGAACTTTTTAACAGGTACCTTAAGTGCTATAGAGGGTATGGTAAATGTATTTAAGTCAGAGGGCAATACAAGAACCATTATGTTTAGTGCCTTGGTGGGTGCTTTACTTTTATTTATACAATACTCTAAAGGTGTAGAAGGTTTTATCAATCAGCTTAACAAAGTAATTGCCTATTTTGAAAAAAAACAGAAAGGATACAGCAGAGTAATTGTACAATTGCTGGCATTATTAACTGGTATTTTATTGTTTGTAGAAACCAGTATAAGCTCTTTAACAGTTGGTACGTTGTACAGACCAGTTTTTGATAAGTTAAAAATACCAAGAGAAAAACTAGCGTACATAGCAGATTCTAGTTCTGCGCCATCATCTATACTAATTCCTTTTAATGCGTGGGGAGCTTTTATTATGGGCTTGTTGGTTACACAAGGATTAGAAAACCCGTTTGGCTTAATGCTGTCATCCATAGCATATAATTTTTATCCCATTTTGGCTATTGCAATAGTAATAATTGTAATTGTGTCTAAAAAAGATATTGGTCCAATGGCCAAAGCAGAAAAAAGAACCCGAGAAACGGGTAAACTTTTAAACGACAACTCTAAACCTATGTTGTCTAGTGAGGTTACTTCGTTAGCACCAAAAGAAGGTATTAAAGCAAAGGCATATAATATGATTATTCCTTTGGCAACAATGGTGTTTATGATGCCTATAAACTTGGTGTACACAGGTTGGGGTAATGTTACAGATGCAGTATCAACATCAGACCATATATTTAAAGCAATTGGCCAAGGATCTGGATCTTCTTCTGTATTATATGCAGTATTAACCGCTATTTTGGTGGCAATGGTATTGTACAGGTCTCAAAAAATAATGAAAACCAAAGAAATGATAGATTTGGTTTTAAAAGGTATTAGTGAGCTTATGCCACTAGCATTACTTATGTTATTAGCGTTTGCCATTGGCGATGCTTGTAACGAGTTGGGTACAGGTAAATTTGTAGCAGAATGGTCTAAAGACTGGTTGTCGCCAGAGTTTTTACCAGCCATAATTTTTGTAATTAGTTCTTTTATAGCATTTTCTACAGGTACATCTTGGGGAACATTTGCAATTATGATGGCTATAGCAATACCAATGGCAGAGGTACACCAGGCACCTATAACGCTTGTAATTGCAGCAACTTTAGGTGGTGGTATTTTTGGAGATCATTGCTCGCCTATATCAGACACCTCAATAATATCGTCAATGTCTTCTGCAAGTGACCATATAGATCACGTAAATACACAGTTGCCTTATGCCTTAATTGGTGGTATTGCAACCATTATATTATACTTAATTTTAGGGTTTGCATTGTAG
- the der gene encoding ribosome biogenesis GTPase Der, with protein MSAIVAIVGRPNVGKSTFFNRLIQRREAIVDAVSGVTRDRHYGKSDWNGVEFSLIDTGGYVLGSEDVFEAEIDKQVELAIDEADAIIFMVDVESGVTGMDEDVAKLLRRVDKPTFLVVNKVDNSKRAEDAVEFYSLGLGEYYTIASINGSGTGDLLDAVVKVLPEKEQENDDLPRFAVVGRPNAGKSSFINALIGEERYIVTDVAGTTRDSIDTKYNRFGFEFNLVDTAGIRRKAKVKEDLEFYSVMRSVRAIEHADVCILMLDATRGFDGQVENIFWLAQRNNKGVVILVNKWDLVEDKETNSIKEYTTRIKQAIEPFTDVPIIFVSVLTKQRIFKAIETAVEVYNNRARKIQTRKFNDVMLPIIENYPPPAYKGKFVKIKFCTQLPTPYPQFAFFCNLPQYVRDPYKRFLENKLRENFNFEGVPISVFMRKK; from the coding sequence ATGAGTGCTATTGTTGCCATCGTAGGAAGACCAAATGTAGGGAAGTCCACTTTTTTTAATAGATTAATTCAACGTAGAGAAGCAATTGTAGATGCTGTTAGTGGTGTTACAAGAGATCGTCACTACGGTAAAAGTGATTGGAATGGAGTTGAGTTTTCTCTAATAGACACTGGTGGGTACGTATTAGGAAGTGAAGATGTTTTTGAAGCAGAGATTGATAAGCAAGTAGAATTAGCTATAGATGAAGCAGATGCTATTATCTTTATGGTAGACGTAGAGTCTGGCGTAACAGGTATGGATGAAGATGTAGCTAAATTGTTGCGTAGAGTAGATAAGCCAACTTTTTTAGTGGTAAATAAGGTAGATAACTCTAAAAGAGCAGAAGACGCTGTTGAGTTTTATTCACTTGGTTTAGGAGAGTATTATACTATTGCCAGTATTAATGGTAGTGGAACAGGAGATTTGTTAGATGCTGTTGTAAAAGTACTTCCAGAAAAAGAACAAGAAAATGATGATTTACCTAGGTTTGCTGTAGTAGGTAGGCCAAATGCTGGTAAGTCTTCATTTATAAACGCCTTAATTGGTGAAGAAAGATACATTGTAACAGATGTTGCTGGTACTACCAGAGACAGTATAGATACAAAGTACAACAGATTTGGTTTTGAGTTTAACTTGGTAGATACTGCTGGTATCCGTAGAAAAGCTAAAGTAAAAGAAGACTTAGAATTTTATTCTGTAATGCGTTCTGTTAGAGCTATAGAGCACGCAGATGTTTGTATTTTAATGTTAGATGCTACTCGTGGTTTTGATGGTCAGGTAGAGAATATTTTTTGGTTAGCACAGCGTAACAATAAAGGTGTTGTTATTTTGGTAAACAAATGGGATTTGGTAGAAGATAAAGAAACCAATTCTATAAAAGAATATACTACACGTATTAAGCAAGCTATAGAGCCTTTTACAGATGTGCCAATTATATTTGTATCTGTACTTACCAAACAACGTATTTTTAAAGCTATAGAAACAGCTGTAGAGGTTTATAATAATAGAGCTAGAAAAATACAGACACGTAAGTTTAATGACGTTATGTTACCTATTATAGAAAACTATCCGCCACCAGCGTATAAAGGTAAGTTTGTTAAAATTAAGTTTTGTACACAACTACCAACGCCTTATCCGCAGTTTGCATTTTTCTGTAATTTACCACAGTATGTACGTGATCCTTATAAGCGTTTCTTAGAAAATAAATTAAGAGAAAATTTTAATTTTGAAGGAGTGCCTATTTCTGTATTTATGCGTAAAAAATAA
- a CDS encoding GTP-binding protein — MKTLPNDIVLRPRFQLKLDHPSSIILHQFENTNSNDITCKRLDEHLFLKIKPKNIHFWSPQLHLELDSINKESCKIYGVFGPNPSLWTFFMFIHFAIAIAFLIFSIWGYTNWSLNKSYFLQLTSIIFMSIIWVSLYIFGRIGKQKGKPQMNELYAFMQQTIAECTA; from the coding sequence ATGAAAACATTACCTAACGACATTGTTTTAAGGCCTAGATTTCAGCTAAAATTAGACCATCCAAGCAGTATAATTCTTCATCAGTTTGAAAACACAAACAGTAACGATATTACTTGCAAACGATTAGATGAGCACCTCTTTTTAAAAATTAAACCTAAAAACATTCACTTTTGGTCTCCACAACTTCATTTAGAACTAGATAGTATTAATAAAGAAAGTTGCAAAATTTATGGTGTTTTTGGTCCCAACCCTTCATTATGGACCTTTTTTATGTTTATTCATTTTGCTATAGCAATTGCTTTTCTAATTTTTTCCATTTGGGGATACACAAATTGGTCTTTAAACAAATCTTACTTTTTACAACTAACTAGTATAATTTTTATGAGTATTATTTGGGTGTCTTTATATATTTTTGGTCGTATAGGAAAACAAAAGGGAAAGCCACAAATGAATGAACTTTATGCTTTTATGCAGCAAACTATTGCTGAGTGTACTGCATAA
- a CDS encoding TonB-dependent receptor has translation MKNLIIAFALIFSITGVFGQTDISGTVKDSDGVPVDGANIIIKGTSEGTTSDFDGNYTFNTSLSGSQIIRVTYIGYTTIEKTVNLSGSSVTLNFVLNADGQQLDEVLLTATSTRRSQKETPLSVTSLGAKQLAKVNTSSQADVLRSVPGITAEGGGGEVASNIFVRGLPSGGQYQFNPLQIDGMPVLSTFGLNSSAHDVYFRNDIGIKSLEFVRGGSSILYGVGSVAGIINYTSITGTVQQKTTLRTEFGSNSRYKADFVTSGPLGGEDSKTFYALSGFYRYDEGPIITGLPTEGFQLRGNIKHVTEKGSITISGQYIDDQVQFFLPYPLEGGSRERPNGNNGDEIFTLQTADAQDISYRTPDGIYTSPIQDGVSTKGSYIMADFKHRFDDSFKLDAKLRYSKYAHQFNLFLDGSGVGGAKVVETQQEYLDARGLASGDFTYLNGQPLDADALLFENRILDRDRPLRELMADIKLTKSIDIHNITFGTFFSRSEAGDFNVITRYLGEYNNRPSLVNVSDYSVNGVTNRGLAYTNRNISSNKIAAFIADEIKLDRWNLDFGIRYERASGDIENEGTASYLVDNTGIAGLDNVTWGDGSYTRGHVYADDFAVALAALYKVNDNLSVYGNFSRGYFFPELRGTKFDALGNPSSYDTEKILQGELGVKYGVPGFSATAALYNVSLKDRRSVSFVNAPGGGFLEEVDKQDSNTYGFEGTWNWSFADNFAFTGSFTYQDHEITKSENDPTIEGNELRRQPNVISALGLSYDDAKLDASFDFNYTGKKFTNETNTIELDAIGISNLNLGYTFSLSEEGETLRVGTQVFNLFNSDGVTEGSPRLGNNQTDEEFFVGRPVLPTRVFLNATFNF, from the coding sequence ATGAAAAATTTAATTATTGCATTCGCATTAATTTTTAGCATTACAGGAGTGTTTGGACAAACAGATATCTCTGGTACGGTTAAAGATTCAGATGGAGTTCCGGTAGATGGAGCTAATATTATTATAAAAGGAACAAGTGAAGGGACAACATCAGATTTTGATGGTAATTACACATTTAATACTAGTTTAAGTGGCTCGCAAATAATAAGAGTTACTTATATAGGGTATACTACAATAGAAAAAACTGTTAACTTATCTGGTTCTTCAGTTACATTAAATTTTGTTTTAAATGCAGACGGACAACAGTTAGATGAGGTTTTACTAACAGCAACATCAACCAGAAGGTCCCAAAAAGAAACACCTTTATCTGTAACCTCTTTGGGGGCAAAACAATTAGCAAAAGTAAATACAAGTAGCCAGGCAGACGTATTGCGTAGTGTGCCAGGTATTACCGCAGAAGGTGGTGGTGGTGAGGTAGCGTCTAACATTTTTGTAAGAGGTTTGCCTTCTGGTGGTCAATACCAGTTTAATCCATTACAAATAGATGGTATGCCAGTATTAAGCACATTTGGTTTAAACTCATCTGCTCATGATGTATATTTTAGGAACGATATAGGCATAAAAAGTTTAGAATTTGTGCGTGGTGGTTCTTCAATTTTATACGGAGTTGGTTCTGTTGCGGGTATTATAAATTATACTAGTATTACAGGAACAGTTCAACAAAAAACAACATTAAGAACCGAGTTTGGTAGCAACTCTAGATACAAAGCAGATTTTGTTACTAGTGGTCCTTTAGGCGGAGAAGATTCTAAAACCTTTTACGCACTATCTGGATTTTATAGATATGATGAAGGGCCAATTATTACAGGTTTGCCAACAGAAGGTTTTCAGTTAAGAGGTAATATTAAGCACGTAACAGAAAAAGGTTCTATTACAATATCTGGTCAGTATATAGATGATCAGGTGCAATTTTTCTTGCCTTACCCATTAGAGGGTGGTTCTAGAGAAAGACCAAATGGAAATAACGGAGATGAAATTTTTACACTGCAAACTGCAGATGCACAAGACATATCTTACAGAACTCCAGATGGTATATACACGTCTCCAATACAAGACGGAGTATCTACAAAGGGGTCTTACATTATGGCAGATTTTAAACATAGGTTTGATGATAGTTTTAAGTTAGATGCAAAATTACGTTACTCTAAATACGCACATCAGTTTAACTTATTTTTAGATGGTAGCGGTGTAGGCGGAGCAAAAGTTGTAGAAACACAACAAGAGTATTTAGATGCAAGAGGCTTAGCAAGCGGAGATTTTACATACTTAAACGGGCAACCTTTAGATGCAGATGCATTACTTTTTGAAAACAGAATTTTAGACAGAGATAGACCGCTACGTGAGTTAATGGCAGACATTAAATTAACAAAGTCTATAGATATACACAATATTACTTTTGGTACATTCTTTTCTAGATCAGAAGCAGGAGATTTTAATGTTATTACTAGGTATTTAGGAGAATACAACAACAGGCCAAGTTTGGTTAATGTATCAGATTACAGTGTAAACGGTGTTACAAACAGAGGTTTAGCATATACAAATCGTAATATTTCTAGTAATAAAATAGCTGCATTTATAGCAGATGAAATTAAACTAGATCGTTGGAACTTAGATTTTGGTATTAGATATGAGAGAGCTTCTGGTGATATTGAAAACGAAGGTACAGCATCTTACCTTGTAGATAATACAGGTATTGCTGGTTTAGATAATGTAACTTGGGGAGATGGTAGCTATACTAGAGGTCATGTATACGCAGATGATTTTGCTGTTGCTTTAGCAGCTTTGTATAAAGTAAATGATAACTTAAGTGTATATGGTAACTTTTCTAGAGGATACTTTTTTCCAGAGTTAAGAGGTACAAAGTTTGATGCTTTAGGAAATCCTTCATCATACGACACAGAGAAAATTCTTCAAGGAGAATTAGGTGTTAAATATGGCGTTCCTGGTTTTTCTGCAACTGCAGCGTTATATAATGTTAGTTTAAAAGACAGGCGCTCTGTAAGTTTTGTTAATGCTCCAGGAGGTGGTTTTTTAGAAGAAGTAGATAAGCAAGACTCTAATACATATGGTTTTGAAGGTACTTGGAACTGGAGTTTTGCAGATAACTTTGCTTTTACAGGTTCTTTTACATACCAAGATCATGAGATTACAAAGTCAGAGAACGACCCAACTATAGAGGGTAACGAGTTAAGAAGACAACCAAATGTTATTAGTGCTTTGGGCCTTAGTTATGATGATGCTAAGCTAGATGCTAGTTTTGATTTTAACTACACAGGTAAAAAGTTTACTAATGAAACAAATACAATAGAATTAGACGCAATAGGTATTTCTAATCTTAATTTAGGATATACTTTTAGTTTAAGTGAAGAAGGAGAAACATTAAGAGTAGGTACGCAAGTATTTAATTTGTTTAATTCAGATGGCGTAACAGAAGGCTCACCAAGGTTAGGTAATAACCAAACAGATGAAGAGTTTTTTGTAGGTCGTCCAGTGTTGCCAACAAGAGTATTTTTAAACGCAACATTCAATTTCTAA
- a CDS encoding LacI family DNA-binding transcriptional regulator yields the protein MAKKVNITLKELSKRLNVSVSTVSRALNNHPDISPATIKKVKDLAKELNYIPNLFAKGFRAKKTNTLGVVVPNICHSFTATILKGILTQAETLGYRVIISESKNNEEKQFEMLQTMIQFGVDGVLMSLARKTKSVDSILSILERIPLVLFDKVSDKIPCSQIVIDDEEASFNAVEHLIGLGKKRIAILKETENSYNSRTRLAGYKRALTSNNLPINDDLIFSAEGVSLESGKRITRQIASMKNRPDAIFAITDNAAIGAIQTLKTLNINIPNEIAVVGFSNSVKSTIISPSLTTINQPGSKIGATAVNYLLHEILNPKETMQTKTIEVKTNLVVRESTFKG from the coding sequence ATGGCTAAAAAAGTAAATATCACGCTAAAAGAGCTATCAAAAAGACTAAATGTATCTGTATCAACAGTTTCCAGAGCTTTAAACAATCATCCTGATATTAGTCCTGCTACAATTAAAAAAGTTAAAGATTTAGCAAAAGAGCTCAACTACATTCCCAATCTTTTTGCCAAAGGATTTAGAGCAAAAAAGACAAATACATTAGGTGTTGTTGTTCCTAACATTTGTCACAGCTTTACTGCTACTATTTTAAAAGGCATTTTAACCCAAGCAGAAACTTTAGGATACAGAGTAATTATATCTGAATCTAAAAACAACGAAGAGAAACAGTTTGAAATGCTGCAAACTATGATACAGTTTGGAGTAGACGGCGTACTTATGTCTTTAGCCAGAAAAACAAAATCTGTAGACTCTATATTAAGTATATTAGAACGTATACCACTTGTTTTGTTTGATAAAGTTTCTGATAAAATACCTTGCTCACAAATTGTAATAGATGATGAAGAAGCATCTTTTAATGCAGTAGAGCATTTAATTGGTTTAGGCAAAAAGAGAATTGCTATTTTAAAAGAAACAGAAAACTCTTATAACTCAAGAACAAGATTAGCTGGCTATAAACGTGCATTAACTAGTAACAACTTACCAATTAATGACGATTTAATTTTTAGCGCAGAAGGAGTATCATTAGAAAGCGGAAAAAGAATAACAAGACAAATTGCTAGTATGAAAAATAGACCAGATGCTATTTTTGCCATTACAGACAATGCAGCAATTGGAGCTATACAAACCCTAAAAACCTTAAACATTAATATTCCTAATGAAATTGCGGTTGTTGGTTTTAGTAACTCTGTTAAATCTACTATAATATCTCCAAGTTTAACAACCATAAACCAACCAGGAAGTAAAATTGGCGCAACTGCTGTTAATTATTTATTGCACGAAATATTAAACCCAAAAGAAACTATGCAAACCAAAACCATAGAGGTAAAAACAAATTTAGTTGTTAGAGAATCTACCTTTAAGGGATAA